One segment of Gemmatimonadales bacterium DNA contains the following:
- a CDS encoding amino acid permease yields the protein MKYPEAGGKYPGYARRLGLFSGTMLVIGGIIGAGIFRSPPLVAERVRTPSLTLAVWGLGGLIALGGAFCFGELGARKPRAGGGYVYLRDAYGPLPAFLYGWALLLVMATGAIAAVAVTFAGYLGRLAGLPEGATIPVAVAAIALLSTVNYLGVKPGAVTQNVFTVLKLAALALLIGAGLLLRMHGAGPSSLATPAPPANVILAVGAALVPVMFTIGGWQQSNFIAEEMIDAERNLPRALVIGVTVVVVVYLLANVTYLRVLGAPGLIASTAPAAEAMRAVLGSRGETLIAAGIAFSTFGFLNLVILVSPRVYQAMAADGVFFPRLARLHPRYRTPAAAIVFQGVWAILLTLSGTYGQLLDYVVFGDWIFFGLVVSTLFVYRRRGRPAAAPPSPAGPPAGSGAEPAAAGGYRAWGYPWTPALFVLAALYVVASSVASNPRNAAIGALLLAVGVPVFLFWRARNARKV from the coding sequence ATGAAGTACCCCGAAGCAGGCGGCAAGTATCCAGGTTATGCCCGACGGCTCGGCCTGTTCTCCGGCACGATGCTGGTGATCGGCGGAATCATCGGAGCGGGGATCTTCCGCAGCCCCCCGCTCGTCGCCGAACGGGTCCGCACGCCCTCGCTCACCCTGGCCGTCTGGGGCCTGGGCGGACTGATCGCCCTCGGGGGGGCCTTCTGCTTCGGAGAGCTGGGCGCCCGCAAGCCGCGGGCGGGCGGCGGCTACGTCTACCTGCGCGATGCCTACGGCCCCCTGCCGGCGTTTCTGTACGGCTGGGCCCTGCTGCTGGTGATGGCCACCGGCGCCATCGCCGCCGTGGCGGTGACGTTCGCAGGCTATCTGGGCCGGCTCGCGGGCCTGCCCGAGGGAGCCACCATTCCCGTGGCGGTCGCCGCCATCGCCCTTCTTTCGACGGTCAACTACCTGGGTGTTAAGCCGGGCGCCGTGACCCAGAACGTGTTCACCGTCCTGAAGCTCGCCGCCCTGGCCCTGCTGATCGGGGCCGGCCTGCTGTTGAGGATGCACGGGGCCGGCCCTTCGTCGCTCGCCACGCCGGCGCCGCCGGCCAACGTGATCCTGGCGGTCGGCGCGGCACTGGTGCCGGTCATGTTCACGATCGGCGGCTGGCAGCAGTCGAACTTCATCGCCGAGGAGATGATCGACGCCGAGCGGAACCTGCCGCGGGCCTTGGTGATCGGCGTCACCGTCGTCGTGGTCGTCTACCTCCTCGCGAACGTCACCTACCTCCGGGTGCTCGGCGCGCCGGGCCTCATCGCCAGCACCGCCCCGGCGGCGGAGGCGATGCGCGCCGTGCTGGGCAGCCGGGGCGAGACGTTGATCGCGGCCGGGATCGCCTTCTCGACCTTCGGGTTCCTCAACCTGGTCATCCTCGTATCGCCGCGGGTTTACCAGGCCATGGCGGCCGACGGCGTCTTCTTCCCCCGCCTGGCGCGGCTCCACCCGCGCTACCGCACGCCGGCGGCGGCGATCGTGTTCCAGGGGGTGTGGGCCATCCTGCTCACGCTGAGCGGGACCTACGGGCAGCTGCTGGACTACGTGGTGTTCGGCGACTGGATCTTCTTCGGCCTGGTGGTGAGCACGCTGTTCGTCTACCGGCGGCGCGGGCGCCCGGCCGCGGCCCCCCCCTCGCCGGCGGGGCCGCCCGCGGGGTCCGGTGCGGAGCCTGCCGCGGCCGGCGGCTACCGGGCGTGGGGCTACCCGTGGACGCCGGCGCTGTTCGTGCTGGCGGCCCTGTACGTGGTGGCCAGCTCGGTGGCGTCGAACCCCCGGAACGCGGCGATCGGGGCACTGCTGCTCGCCGTGGGCGTGCCGGTGTTCCTGTTCTGGAGGGCGCGCAACGCCCGAAAGGTGTAG
- a CDS encoding BamA/TamA family outer membrane protein — MTPRLSYPARAGALLALALGGLAFGPSVGRAQYFGRNKVQYETFHFQVLRTDHFDIYFYPEEQSAADQAARIAERWYARESQLFDHELSGRQPLILYASPAAFQQTNAIPGDLGEGTGGVTEAIKRRIVLPLGSSLAETNHVIGHELVHAFQYDITGSGRGGQMPAATQMPLWFIEGMAEYVSLGPLDPHTAMWMRDAALNAKLPKWRQLDDPNFFPYRYGQALWAYIAGRWGDEAVGRLLRSATKAADIDQAFLRETGMSGNQLDSAWQADLRKTYQPLVAQTDSPSHYGERLIAGRDQASGLNVGPVVSPDGSRIVFYSARDLFSIEMYMADARTGRVLQRVTRTAVDPHLSSLEFINSAGSFDGTGDRFVFSAQSRGRPVLDLLEVQSGRVAREITFPNLGEILHPSWSPDGRYVAFAALSGGLTDLYLYDLETDSLRQLTHDAYADLEPAWSPDGRKLAFVTDRFSTDLRTLVPGNYRLALMDPFTDSITPLPSFPDGKNIDPQWSPDGASIYFLSDRTGITNIYKLDVATGRQSQVTNLLTGVTGITSLSPALSVAHTSGRVVYSVYEHGRYAVYAADSAAALAGAPLTATTSPTPAMLPPQARPRSELLTLLADSTIGEKYASTETVTSYRPRLGLDYVAQPSLAVGADRFGTFVAGGVTLYWSDMLGDRNLATMLQVEGNFKNLAGLVAYQNTAHRLNWAVAVQQIPYVQGGYSYGVSALGDTAYQQLVVYREINREADFLVAYPLSDVQRVELQTGVRNIAFDAQAETQAFSPVTGALFYDVTQNLSAPPSVTMATAGAALVYDNSFFGATSPILGKRYRVEVDPTVGSLQFYSVLADYRDYFMPARPFTIAARLMHYGRYGRDSEDSLHMYPLFMGYQGLVRGYDYNSFDASECVATATDPCPVYDQLVGTRLLVGNLELRFPLLGVLGLGHGYYGAFPIEAAIFGDGGVAWHQGQTPSIFGGSRKAVTSAGAAMRVNLFGFAVIEVDYVRPFDRPGKGWLWQFGLTPGF; from the coding sequence ATGACCCCTCGGTTGTCGTACCCGGCGCGCGCCGGCGCCCTCCTGGCGCTGGCCCTCGGAGGCCTCGCCTTCGGTCCCTCGGTCGGCCGGGCCCAGTATTTCGGCCGCAACAAGGTGCAGTACGAGACCTTCCATTTCCAGGTCCTGCGGACCGACCACTTCGACATCTACTTCTATCCGGAGGAGCAGAGCGCCGCCGACCAGGCGGCCCGGATCGCCGAGCGCTGGTACGCCCGTGAGTCGCAGCTGTTCGACCACGAGCTCAGCGGGCGCCAGCCGCTGATCCTCTACGCCAGCCCCGCGGCGTTCCAGCAGACCAACGCCATTCCCGGCGACCTGGGCGAGGGGACGGGCGGCGTCACCGAGGCCATCAAGCGGCGGATCGTGCTGCCGCTGGGAAGCTCGCTGGCCGAGACGAACCACGTCATCGGTCACGAGCTGGTGCACGCCTTCCAGTACGACATTACCGGCAGCGGGCGCGGGGGCCAGATGCCGGCCGCGACCCAGATGCCGCTGTGGTTCATCGAGGGCATGGCGGAGTACGTCTCCCTGGGACCGCTGGATCCGCACACGGCGATGTGGATGCGGGACGCGGCCCTCAACGCCAAGCTGCCCAAGTGGCGCCAGCTCGACGACCCGAACTTCTTTCCGTACCGCTACGGCCAGGCGCTGTGGGCCTACATCGCCGGGCGGTGGGGCGACGAAGCGGTGGGACGGCTGCTGCGGTCGGCCACCAAGGCGGCCGACATCGACCAGGCGTTCCTGCGGGAGACGGGGATGTCGGGCAACCAGCTCGACTCGGCCTGGCAGGCCGATCTCCGCAAGACGTACCAGCCGCTGGTGGCGCAGACGGATTCGCCGTCGCACTACGGCGAGCGGCTGATCGCGGGGCGGGACCAGGCGAGCGGCCTGAACGTCGGGCCGGTGGTGAGCCCCGACGGGTCGCGCATCGTCTTCTACTCGGCGCGCGATCTGTTTTCCATCGAGATGTACATGGCCGACGCCCGCACCGGCCGGGTCCTGCAGCGGGTCACCAGGACCGCCGTGGATCCGCACCTCTCGAGCCTCGAGTTCATCAACTCGGCCGGCTCGTTCGACGGCACGGGCGACCGGTTCGTCTTCTCGGCCCAGTCCCGCGGCCGCCCCGTGCTGGACCTGCTCGAGGTGCAGAGCGGCCGCGTCGCCCGCGAGATCACCTTCCCCAATCTCGGGGAGATTCTCCACCCGTCGTGGTCGCCCGACGGCCGGTACGTCGCCTTCGCCGCGCTCAGCGGCGGCCTCACCGACCTGTACCTCTACGACCTCGAGACCGACAGCCTGCGCCAGCTCACGCACGACGCCTACGCCGACCTCGAGCCGGCCTGGTCGCCGGACGGCCGGAAGCTCGCCTTCGTGACCGATCGCTTCTCGACCGACTTGAGGACCCTGGTGCCGGGCAACTACCGGCTCGCCCTGATGGATCCGTTCACCGACTCCATCACGCCGCTGCCGAGCTTCCCGGACGGCAAGAACATCGATCCCCAGTGGTCGCCCGACGGGGCGAGCATCTACTTCCTGTCGGACCGCACCGGGATCACGAACATCTACAAGCTCGACGTGGCCACCGGGCGGCAGAGCCAGGTCACCAACCTGCTGACCGGCGTGACCGGCATCACCTCGCTCAGTCCGGCGCTGTCGGTCGCCCACACCAGCGGCCGCGTCGTCTACAGCGTGTACGAGCACGGCCGGTACGCCGTCTACGCCGCCGACTCCGCCGCCGCGCTCGCCGGTGCGCCGCTCACGGCGACGACCTCGCCGACGCCTGCGATGCTCCCGCCGCAGGCCCGGCCGCGCAGCGAGCTGCTGACGCTGCTCGCCGACTCGACCATCGGTGAGAAGTACGCCAGCACCGAGACCGTGACCAGCTACCGGCCCCGGCTGGGCCTGGACTACGTCGCCCAGCCCAGCCTCGCGGTCGGCGCCGACCGGTTCGGCACCTTCGTGGCCGGCGGCGTCACGCTGTACTGGAGCGACATGCTCGGTGACCGGAACCTCGCGACGATGCTGCAGGTCGAGGGCAACTTCAAGAACCTCGCCGGCCTGGTGGCGTACCAGAACACCGCGCACCGCCTCAACTGGGCCGTCGCCGTGCAGCAGATTCCGTACGTCCAGGGCGGCTACAGCTACGGCGTCTCCGCGCTCGGCGACACCGCCTACCAGCAGCTGGTGGTGTACCGGGAGATCAACCGCGAAGCCGACTTCCTCGTGGCGTACCCGTTGAGCGACGTGCAGCGCGTCGAGCTCCAGACCGGTGTCCGCAACATCGCCTTCGACGCCCAGGCGGAGACCCAGGCCTTCTCGCCCGTCACCGGCGCCCTGTTCTACGACGTCACCCAGAACTTGAGCGCCCCGCCCTCCGTGACGATGGCCACGGCGGGCGCGGCCCTGGTGTACGACAACTCGTTCTTCGGCGCGACCAGCCCCATTCTCGGCAAGCGCTACCGGGTCGAGGTGGACCCCACCGTCGGCTCGCTGCAGTTCTACAGCGTGCTGGCCGACTACCGGGACTACTTCATGCCCGCCCGGCCATTCACCATCGCGGCCCGGCTGATGCACTACGGACGATACGGCCGCGACTCCGAGGACAGCCTGCACATGTACCCGCTGTTCATGGGCTACCAGGGCCTGGTCCGCGGCTACGACTACAACTCGTTCGACGCCTCGGAGTGCGTGGCGACGGCGACCGATCCGTGCCCGGTCTACGACCAGCTGGTGGGCACCCGGCTGCTGGTCGGCAACCTCGAGCTGCGCTTCCCGCTCCTCGGCGTGCTCGGCCTCGGCCACGGCTACTACGGCGCGTTCCCGATCGAGGCCGCCATCTTCGGCGACGGTGGCGTGGCGTGGCACCAGGGCCAGACCCCGAGCATCTTCGGGGGCTCGCGCAAGGCGGTCACCAGCGCCGGCGCGGCAATGCGCGTGAACCTGTTCGGCTTCGCCGTCATCGAGGTGGACTACGTGCGGCCCTTCGACCGCCCCGGCAAGGGATGGCTGTGGCAGTTCGGCTTGACGCCGGGGTTCTGA
- a CDS encoding ATP-binding protein, with amino-acid sequence MGVGADAAERDALEQRLRQAEKMEALSQLAGGMAHDFNNLLTTILTTADLIGSDLIGDSTILSDLETIKAASRRGSELIRKLLAFARRQRLDLQPVELDALLQDTAVVLRRLLPADIELQVEVDEPGCVARADPVAVEQILINLATNARDAMPGEGTLVISASHEELTAAACAAGGWGTPGRYAVLSVADTGVGMDRETQRHLFEPFFTTKAVDAGTGLGLAMVYGLVRQHDGFVEVRSTPGSGTTVRVLLPEAERAAHRVSPEGGTAQLRGTETILLAEDEDALRRAARRVLEKHGYRVLEAANGAEALDLFGRHETEIALIVADVVMPTLGGPQLARALREAGKQVRVLFTSGYTARDAQETRALDPGLPFIAKPWTITELLRRVREVLDQPMTG; translated from the coding sequence GTGGGCGTGGGTGCGGACGCCGCCGAGCGGGATGCGCTCGAGCAGCGGCTGCGGCAGGCCGAGAAGATGGAAGCCCTCAGCCAGCTCGCCGGAGGGATGGCGCACGATTTCAACAACCTGCTGACCACGATCCTGACCACCGCGGACCTGATCGGGAGCGACCTGATCGGCGACTCCACGATCCTGAGCGATCTCGAGACCATCAAGGCTGCCAGCCGGCGCGGCAGCGAGCTGATCCGCAAGCTGCTCGCCTTCGCGCGCCGGCAGCGCCTCGACCTGCAGCCGGTCGAGCTCGACGCGCTGCTGCAGGATACGGCGGTCGTCCTGCGCCGCCTGCTGCCGGCGGACATCGAGCTTCAGGTCGAAGTGGACGAGCCCGGCTGCGTGGCGCGGGCCGATCCGGTGGCGGTGGAGCAGATCCTGATCAACCTGGCGACGAACGCGCGCGACGCGATGCCGGGCGAGGGAACGCTGGTCATCAGCGCGTCGCACGAGGAGCTGACGGCGGCGGCGTGCGCCGCGGGCGGCTGGGGCACACCGGGACGCTACGCGGTGCTGAGCGTGGCGGACACCGGCGTGGGGATGGATCGGGAGACCCAGCGCCACCTGTTCGAGCCCTTCTTCACCACCAAGGCGGTGGACGCCGGTACCGGTCTCGGACTGGCGATGGTGTACGGCCTGGTGCGCCAGCACGACGGGTTCGTGGAGGTGCGCAGCACGCCCGGGAGCGGCACCACGGTGCGCGTGCTGCTGCCCGAGGCCGAGCGTGCGGCGCACCGCGTCTCGCCGGAGGGCGGCACCGCACAGCTGCGGGGCACCGAAACCATTCTCCTGGCGGAGGACGAGGACGCCCTGCGCCGGGCTGCCCGGCGCGTGCTCGAGAAGCACGGGTACCGGGTGCTCGAGGCAGCGAACGGAGCCGAGGCGCTCGATCTGTTCGGCCGGCACGAGACGGAGATCGCCCTGATCGTCGCCGACGTGGTGATGCCCACCCTGGGTGGCCCGCAGCTGGCGCGCGCGCTGCGCGAAGCAGGCAAGCAGGTGAGAGTGCTGTTCACCAGCGGGTACACCGCGCGGGACGCGCAGGAGACCAGGGCCCTCGATCCCGGCCTGCCGTTCATCGCCAAGCCGTGGACGATCACTGAGCTGCTCAGGCGGGTGAGGGAGGTGCTGGACCAGCCAATGACAGGCTGA
- a CDS encoding HAMP domain-containing sensor histidine kinase, which produces MVWLAAVAGAAALGAEWTRAPGWILAAGLAALAVLALASAWLDERRAPGWGVRMTGALLAAALAVAATSSVWQLARLRDSWPKVREETVTRASAQLQDDLGAAFGEVRRLADRAATLVGLTGGPAFQRLRGLIREREPARGVVLFDAVGRPTAWAGTVRVTFSPAGPELSTVTTPFYLWLVARRQAHGGTAVAAVLLARASYAPKAGVALTDRFADQTGAGLHFYPPGGALTDSDVFDYVLPRALAGGDTLFTVQPVPPEQDAALADALAAARRPVLWILAALLLAGILGAVRAGMPVAGAVATAAAAALCVARAPLGEAFGPDSIFSSATYYQDVLGPFSRSAGSVILTSFVVALAAGALWRRGLRPVLPSRVAALAVTVLAPYLLQDLARGITPPAAGVTLGLWLTWQVALVLSASAVVLTAAALVRGPVAPARAGAWPLLASALAIGLAVAGLFLWEPRGAWPEWYPYLWLPALLVAIRPMPFRSTIATVAVVAGSSAALLEWGTTTGSRISLATQDMEGLGNKPDPLKVALLDRLVRGTPPTIAPESAGDLYLLWRRTDLAAHDYPAALSLWSPAAERMVQVDLAQLDLPAELVQTQVRDALDQRRPLVQSYLRREGLYGLATIPLADGRVVAVAAGTRSSLVAPSRAARFLAGAGEEPEPPYRLTLSPLEPGGPAVRPAAWERSGWTIRGDRAVELPGGFRHVHAQVDLGGLSALLQRGLLLLVLDFGVLAALWLVVDVVGGRFGPNVARWLPRARRSLRARLTVSLAAFFVLPTVALALWSYSRQGEEFRHSRELLIGRTLQDAAAALESDTIPDAEEVTTIAQRVDAELVLSHGGALEASSAPVLADLGLVDWLVPPEAFTRLALGDYLEVTRKQDDTPQPVLVGYHLLQRSADESETAILASPQLLSDPALSGREEDLGIAVLVAAVLGIVAALVLSGLAARALARPIGHLTRAALRAGSGEPPSPAAGAMPSELEPVYRAIEQTAADVERGQEAQRVLAWGEMARQVAHEIKNPLTPIRLGVQHLMRLRRERPAELGGVLDVTGQRILAEIDRLDAIARAFSRFALPSAERPPVEVVNAGDVIREVVGLYRLGDSPVTWDVEADEGVAVVARRDELAEVLVNLLENARDAGATRVTIRSRRGARGTAQARAGGGVRIEVRDDGKGIPAEALPRVFEPRFSTTTSGSGLGLAIAKRLVEGWGGTIGIASELGAGTTVSLSLAGPAPPSPA; this is translated from the coding sequence GTGGTGTGGCTCGCGGCCGTGGCGGGGGCCGCCGCGCTCGGCGCCGAATGGACGCGGGCGCCCGGGTGGATCCTGGCCGCCGGCCTGGCGGCGCTGGCGGTGCTCGCCCTGGCCTCGGCCTGGCTCGACGAGCGCCGGGCGCCGGGGTGGGGCGTGCGGATGACCGGCGCGCTGCTCGCCGCGGCGCTCGCCGTGGCGGCCACGAGCTCCGTGTGGCAGCTGGCCCGGCTGCGCGACTCGTGGCCGAAGGTGCGGGAGGAGACGGTCACGCGTGCGTCGGCGCAGCTCCAGGACGATCTCGGCGCCGCGTTCGGCGAGGTGCGGCGGCTGGCGGATCGCGCGGCCACGCTGGTCGGCCTCACGGGCGGACCGGCATTCCAGCGGCTCCGGGGCCTGATCCGCGAGCGCGAGCCGGCCCGCGGTGTCGTGCTGTTCGACGCCGTCGGTCGGCCGACGGCGTGGGCCGGGACGGTGCGCGTCACGTTCAGTCCGGCGGGGCCGGAGCTGTCAACGGTCACGACACCATTCTACCTGTGGCTCGTGGCGCGACGCCAGGCGCACGGCGGGACGGCGGTGGCGGCGGTGCTGCTGGCGCGCGCGTCGTATGCGCCGAAGGCGGGTGTGGCGCTGACCGACCGGTTCGCGGATCAGACCGGCGCGGGGCTGCACTTCTACCCGCCGGGTGGCGCGCTGACGGATTCGGACGTGTTCGACTACGTGCTGCCGAGAGCGTTGGCCGGCGGCGACACGTTGTTCACGGTGCAGCCCGTGCCGCCCGAGCAGGATGCGGCGCTGGCGGACGCGCTCGCGGCGGCGCGGCGCCCGGTGCTCTGGATCCTGGCGGCCCTGCTCCTCGCCGGCATCCTCGGCGCGGTGCGCGCCGGGATGCCGGTGGCCGGCGCGGTCGCGACGGCCGCGGCCGCCGCGCTGTGCGTGGCCCGCGCCCCGCTCGGCGAGGCGTTCGGACCCGACAGCATCTTCTCCTCGGCGACCTACTACCAGGACGTGCTCGGCCCGTTCTCGCGCTCGGCAGGCAGCGTCATCCTCACGAGCTTCGTCGTCGCGCTCGCGGCCGGCGCGCTGTGGCGGCGCGGGCTCAGGCCGGTGCTGCCGAGCCGGGTCGCGGCGCTCGCCGTCACCGTGCTCGCTCCCTACCTGCTGCAGGACCTCGCGCGCGGCATCACGCCGCCCGCGGCCGGCGTGACGCTGGGCCTGTGGCTGACCTGGCAGGTGGCGCTGGTGCTGTCCGCGTCGGCCGTGGTGCTCACGGCCGCGGCGCTGGTGCGAGGCCCGGTGGCGCCCGCCCGGGCGGGCGCGTGGCCCCTGCTGGCGTCGGCGCTGGCGATCGGGCTCGCGGTGGCCGGCCTGTTCCTGTGGGAACCGCGCGGCGCCTGGCCCGAGTGGTATCCGTACCTGTGGCTGCCCGCGCTGCTGGTGGCGATCCGCCCGATGCCGTTCCGCAGCACCATCGCGACCGTGGCTGTGGTCGCGGGCTCCTCAGCGGCGCTCCTGGAGTGGGGCACGACCACCGGCAGCCGCATCTCGCTCGCCACGCAGGACATGGAGGGGCTCGGCAACAAGCCCGATCCGCTGAAGGTCGCGCTGCTCGACCGGCTGGTCCGGGGCACGCCGCCGACCATCGCCCCCGAGTCGGCGGGCGATCTCTACCTGCTGTGGCGGCGGACCGACCTGGCGGCCCACGACTACCCCGCGGCGCTGTCGCTGTGGTCTCCGGCAGCCGAGCGGATGGTGCAGGTGGATCTCGCCCAGCTCGACCTGCCGGCCGAGCTGGTGCAGACGCAGGTGCGGGACGCGCTGGATCAGCGGCGGCCCCTGGTGCAGTCCTACCTCCGGCGCGAGGGCCTGTACGGGCTCGCCACCATCCCGCTGGCGGACGGGCGCGTCGTCGCCGTCGCCGCGGGCACGCGATCCAGCCTCGTCGCCCCGAGCCGCGCGGCGCGCTTCCTGGCGGGCGCCGGGGAGGAGCCCGAGCCCCCGTACCGGCTCACGCTCTCCCCGCTGGAGCCCGGGGGGCCGGCCGTCAGGCCCGCGGCGTGGGAGCGGTCGGGCTGGACGATCCGCGGCGACCGCGCGGTCGAGCTGCCCGGCGGCTTCCGGCACGTGCACGCACAGGTGGACCTGGGCGGACTGTCGGCGCTGCTGCAACGGGGGCTGCTGCTGCTGGTGCTGGACTTCGGCGTGCTGGCGGCGCTGTGGCTGGTGGTCGACGTCGTGGGCGGGCGATTCGGGCCCAACGTCGCGCGCTGGCTGCCGCGGGCGCGCCGCTCGCTCCGCGCCCGGCTGACCGTGAGCCTCGCGGCGTTCTTCGTGCTGCCGACGGTGGCGCTCGCGCTGTGGAGCTACTCGCGCCAGGGCGAGGAGTTCCGCCACTCGCGCGAGCTGCTGATCGGCCGCACCCTGCAGGACGCGGCGGCCGCGCTCGAGAGCGACACGATACCGGACGCGGAGGAGGTCACGACCATCGCGCAGCGCGTGGACGCGGAGCTGGTGTTGAGCCACGGCGGCGCGCTCGAGGCCAGCTCCGCGCCGGTGCTGGCGGACCTGGGCCTGGTGGACTGGCTGGTGCCGCCGGAGGCGTTCACGCGGCTGGCGCTGGGCGACTACCTCGAGGTGACGCGCAAGCAGGACGATACGCCGCAACCGGTGCTGGTCGGCTATCACCTCCTCCAGAGGTCCGCCGACGAATCGGAGACGGCGATCCTCGCCTCGCCGCAGCTGCTCAGTGACCCGGCCCTGAGCGGCCGGGAGGAGGATCTCGGCATCGCGGTGCTGGTGGCGGCGGTGCTGGGCATCGTCGCGGCGCTGGTGCTCTCGGGCCTGGCGGCGCGCGCGCTCGCCCGGCCGATCGGCCATCTGACGCGCGCGGCGCTCCGCGCGGGCAGCGGCGAGCCCCCGAGCCCGGCAGCCGGCGCGATGCCGAGCGAGCTGGAGCCCGTGTACCGGGCCATCGAGCAGACGGCCGCCGACGTGGAGCGGGGGCAGGAGGCACAACGCGTGCTCGCGTGGGGCGAGATGGCGCGTCAGGTCGCCCACGAGATCAAGAACCCGCTCACCCCGATCCGGCTCGGCGTCCAGCACCTGATGCGGCTGAGGCGGGAGCGTCCAGCGGAGCTGGGCGGCGTGCTCGACGTGACGGGCCAGCGCATCCTGGCGGAAATCGACCGCCTGGACGCGATCGCCAGGGCCTTCAGCCGCTTCGCGCTCCCGTCGGCCGAGCGGCCGCCGGTCGAGGTGGTGAACGCCGGGGACGTGATCCGCGAGGTGGTCGGCCTCTACCGGCTGGGCGATTCGCCGGTGACCTGGGACGTGGAGGCCGATGAGGGGGTCGCGGTCGTGGCCCGCCGCGACGAGCTGGCGGAGGTGCTGGTGAACCTGTTGGAGAACGCGCGCGACGCGGGCGCCACCCGGGTCACGATCCGCTCGCGGCGCGGCGCGCGCGGGACGGCGCAAGCCCGGGCTGGCGGCGGCGTGCGGATCGAGGTGCGGGACGACGGGAAGGGGATTCCGGCCGAGGCGCTGCCGCGCGTGTTCGAGCCGCGCTTCAGTACGACGACCAGCGGGAGCGGCCTGGGCCTCGCGATCGCGAAACGGCTGGTGGAGGGCTGGGGCGGCACGATCGGCATCGCCAGCGAGCTGGGTGCCGGCACGACGGTCAGCCTGTCATTGGCTGGTCCAGCACCTCCCTCACCCGCCTGA
- a CDS encoding creatininase family protein: MSTPLRLKEMTPDEVALAIAANPRLIVPAGTCEQHGPHLPLGSDAFIVERLADDLSAEFRIVRAPTIEYGVNAVTPEVLPGSASVRRKTLRRWLNDLLQDWEGSGVEEFLVLTAHGHAPHQEALATVVTVRSRVRVVDVFAIDLAAVADTAEGPIHGGEIDTSLMLYLAPQLVRMDLARDCILPETARRRYRRGTMMYLPAASQGTIGAPTRASAEAGRAIYEFIRDRIAERVLGRAPAAEAVP; encoded by the coding sequence GTGAGCACTCCGCTCCGCCTCAAGGAGATGACGCCGGACGAGGTCGCCCTCGCCATCGCGGCGAACCCGCGCCTCATCGTGCCGGCCGGGACCTGCGAGCAGCACGGCCCGCACCTCCCGCTCGGCAGCGACGCGTTCATCGTCGAACGGCTCGCCGACGACCTCTCGGCCGAGTTCCGGATCGTGCGGGCCCCCACGATCGAGTACGGCGTGAACGCGGTCACGCCCGAGGTCCTGCCCGGCAGCGCGTCGGTGCGGCGCAAGACCCTGCGCCGCTGGCTCAACGATCTCCTGCAGGACTGGGAGGGGAGCGGCGTCGAGGAGTTCCTGGTGCTGACCGCGCACGGCCACGCACCCCACCAGGAGGCGCTCGCGACCGTCGTGACGGTCCGCTCGCGCGTCCGCGTCGTCGACGTCTTCGCCATCGACCTGGCCGCCGTGGCCGATACCGCCGAGGGGCCCATCCACGGCGGGGAGATCGACACGTCGCTCATGCTCTACCTCGCGCCGCAGCTGGTGCGGATGGACCTCGCCCGCGACTGTATCTTGCCGGAGACGGCGCGGCGGCGCTACCGCCGGGGCACGATGATGTACCTGCCTGCCGCCTCCCAGGGCACCATCGGCGCGCCCACGCGGGCCAGCGCCGAGGCCGGACGGGCCATCTACGAGTTCATCCGGGACCGCATCGCCGAGCGGGTCCTCGGCCGGGCGCCGGCCGCCGAGGCGGTGCCGTGA